In one Cottoperca gobio chromosome 12, fCotGob3.1, whole genome shotgun sequence genomic region, the following are encoded:
- the myo1hb gene encoding unconventional myosin-Ih isoform X1: MEASLTARDRVGIQDFVLLDPYTSESAFLDNLKKRFHENLIYTYIGTLLVSVNPYKALDIYNKKQMDIYMGVNFFELPPHIYALADNVFRTMQSEFNNHFILISGESGAGKTEASKKILQFYAVSCPSTKLLNNVRDRLLLSNPVLEAFGNAKTLKNDNSSRFGKYMDIQFDHQGGAVGGHILSYLLEKSRVVHQNHGERNFHIFYQLVEGGEEDLLRWLGLERNCQHYSYLVQGDCAKVTSINDKSDWKMVRKALSVIEFNEIDIEHLFAIIASVLHLGNIKFEADVRGYASLNNNNREMHWLSKLLGIPTQVLQQGLTQRKIEAKTEEVFSPFSVDHAVYARDALAKAIYGRTFNWLVNKINESLVNTDSSRKTVIGLLDIYGFEVFNVNSFEQFCINYCNEKLQQLFIQLTLKSEQEEYEMEGIEWEPVPFFNNKIICDLVEEKHRGLIALLDEECLRPGEATDLTFLEKIEEKIGGHPHFVTHKLADQKTRKTLERGDFRLLHYAGEVTYCVVGFLDKNNDLLYRNGKEVMRQSKNAIIKHCFPSTEPDSKRRPETVVTQFKSSLVGLTEILMSKEPWYVRCIKPNEAKQSGRFDDVLVRHQVKYLGLMEHLRVRRAGFAYRRKYEIFLQRYKPLCPDTWPNWKGTAAEGVRCLIKHMGYKRDEYKMGRTKIFIRHPRTLFATEDAFQVCKHKLATRIQAKYKGYRVKEHYLKQREAATKIETCWRGLLARKERDKRAWAVKVIKRFIKGFMTRNHPASSDNIEYLAYVRQNYLTRLRDNLPKTVAEKDSWLSPPPIMQEVSQLLKKLYIRHMVRKYVRGITPQRKAQLLSKGQTSSMFKGRKENYPFSVCRPFMDTRIGAEDISIKVLQMIRHEHIKYSVPVVKYDRNGFRPRLRQLIFTQDAAYLVEEAKIKQRIDYICLKGVSVSNLSDNFLILHVTCDDVKQKGDLVLQCDYLFEALTKLSLIANKQNSIKVVQGSVRFDIQPGREGFVDFKSGQESMVYRTKNGHLMVESTRTKSR, encoded by the exons ATGGAGGCCTCCCTGACAGCCCGGGACCGCGTGGGTATCCAGGATTTTGTTCTCCTGGACCCCTACACGAGTGAGAGTGCCTTCCTGGACAACCTGAAGAAACGCTTCCATGAGAATCTCATTTAC ACCTACATTGGAACTCTCTTGGTGTCGGTCAACCCATATAAAGCGTTAGATATCTACAACAAGAAGCAAATGGATATCTACATGGGTGTGAACTTCTTTGAGCTGCCACCTCATAT TTATGCACTGGCAGACAATGTCTTCCGCACCATGCAGTCTGAGTTCAACAACCACTTCATCCTGATCTCAGGGGAGAGCGGGGCCGGCAAGACCGAGGCCTCCAAGAAAATCCTGCAATTCTACGCAGTCAGCTGTCCAAGTACCAAACTCCTGAACAACGTCCGGGACAGGCTGCTTCTCTCAAACCCAGTGCTTGAG GCTTTCGGAAATGCCAAAACTCTGAAGAATGACAACTCAAGCCGCTTTGGGAAATACATGGACATCCAGTTCGACCACCAG GGTGGCGCAGTTGGTGGTCACATCCTGAGTTACCTGCTGGAGAAGTCTCGTGTCGTCCACCAGAACCACGGAGAGAGAAACTTCCATATCTTCTATCAGCtggtggagggaggagaggaagatctGCTCCGCTGGCTCGGCCTGGAGAGAAACTGCCAGCACTACAGTTACCTGGTGCAG GGTGATTGTGCCAAAGTTACCTCTATCAATGATAAAAGTGACTGGAAGATGGTGCGGAAAGCCCTCTCCGTCATCGAGTTCAATGAGATTGATATTGAG CACCTGTTTGCAATAATTGCTAGTGTGCTCCATCTGGGAAATATCAAGTTTGAAGCAGATGTTCGAGGATATGCCtctctcaacaacaacaaccggGAGATGCACTGGTTGTCAAAG TTGCTGGGGATTCCTACACAGGTGCTACAACAGGGCTTAACCCAAAGGAAGATTGAAGCCAAAACAGAGGAG GTGTTCAGTCCCTTCTCTGTGGACCATGCAGTATATGCCAGGGATGCCCTCGCCAAAGCCATCTATGGCCGCACTTTCAACTGGCTGGTCAACAAGATCAATGAATCTTTAGTTAACACG GATTCCTCCAGGAAAACAGTAATTGGTCTGTTGGACATCTATGGTTTCGAGGTTTTCAACGTCAACAG ttttgagCAGTTTTGCATCAACTACTGCAACGAGAAGCTGCAACAGCTTTTCATCCAGCTGACCCTCAAGTCAGAGCAGGAGGAGTACGAGATGGAAGGGATTGAA TGGGAACCAGTGCCATTTTTCAACAACAAGATCATCTGTGATCTCgtggaagagaaacacagaggactCATCGCTTTGTTG GACGAGGAATGTCTACGCCCTGGAGAGGCCACAGATCTCACCTTCCTGGAGAAGATAGAGGAAAAGATCGGCGGTCATCCTCATTTTGTCAC ACATAAACTTGCCGACCAAAAGACAAGGAAAACACTGGAAAGAGGAGACTTCCGCCTCTTGCACTACGCTGGGGAGGTTACATACTGTGTTGTTG GATTCTTGGACAAAAACAATGATCTCTTGTATCGAAATGGGAAAGag GTCATGCGACAGTCCAAGAATGCTATTATCAAACACTGTTTTCCTTCTACTGAACCGGACAGCAAGAGGAGACCTGAAACT GTGGTGACTCAGTTTAAGAGCAGCCTGGTGGGCTTGACTGAGATCTTAATGTCCAAAGAGCCCTGGTATGTCCGCTGCATTAAACCCAATGAAGCCAAGCAGTCAG GACGCTTTGATGATGTGTTGGTGAGACATCAGGTGAAGTACCTGGGGCTCATGGAGCACTTGAGGGTCAGGCGTGCTGGGTTTGCCTACCGACGCAAATACGAGATCTTTCTCCAGAG GTATAAGCCTCTGTGTCCAGACACCTGGCCCAACTGGAAAGGTACAGCGGCAGAAGGTGTGCGGTGTCTGATCAAACACATGGGCTACAAACGGGATGAGTACAAGATGGGCAG AACAAAAATCTTCATCCGGCACCCAAGAACTCTGTTTGCAACAGAAGACGCCTTTCAGGTCTGCAAACACAAGCTAG CAACAAGGATTCAAGCCAAGTACAAAGGCTACAGAGTGAAAGAACACTacctgaaacagagagaggctg CCACAAAGATTGAGACCTGCTGGAGAGGCCTGCTGGCCAGAAAAGAGCGCGACAAGAGGGCATGGGCTGTCAAGGTCATCAAGAG GTTCATTAAAGGTTTCATGACTAGAAATCATCCAGCCTCCTCCGACAACATTGAGTATCTGGCGTATGTGAGGCAGAATTACCTCACACGGCTGAGGGACAACCTTCCCAAAACAGTTGCTGAAAAAGACTCTTGGCTCTCCCCTCCGCCTATAATGCAGGAG GTTTCCCAGCTGTTGAAGAAGCTCTACATTCGCCACATGGTACGAAAGTATGTCCGCGGGATCACTCCACAGAGGAAAGCACAG CTTCTCTCAAAAGGTCAAACAAGCTCCATGTtcaaaggaagaaaagaaaactaccCCTTCAGTGTGTGCAGACCGTTCATGGACACCAGGATAG GTGCAGAGGACATAAGCATCAAAGTGCTTCAGATGATTCGGCATGAGCACATCAAG TACAGCGTGCCAGTGGTGAAGTACGACAGGAACGGGTTCAGGCCTCGTCTCCGGCAGCTCATCTTCACCCAGGATGCCGCTTACCTGGTGGAAGAGGCCAAGATCAAGCAGCGCATTGATTACATCTGTTTGAAAG GTGTGTCAGTCAGCAACCTGAGTGACAACTTCCTGATCCTTCATGTTACATGTGATGACGTCAAGCAAAAG GGGGATCTGGTTCTGCAGTGCGACTACCTGTTTGAGGCCCTGACCAAGCTGAGTCTTATTGCCAACAAGCAGAACTCCATCAAAGTGGTCCAGGGCAG TGTGCGATTTGACATCCAGCCTGGCAGAGAGGGGTTCGTGGACTTCAAGAGTGGTCAGGAGTCCATGGTCTACAGGACAAAGAATGGCCATTTGATGGTG GAGTCTACGAGAACCAAGTCCAGATGA
- the myo1hb gene encoding unconventional myosin-Ih isoform X2 → MEASLTARDRVGIQDFVLLDPYTSESAFLDNLKKRFHENLIYTYIGTLLVSVNPYKALDIYNKKQMDIYMGVNFFELPPHIYALADNVFRTMQSEFNNHFILISGESGAGKTEASKKILQFYAVSCPSTKLLNNVRDRLLLSNPVLEAFGNAKTLKNDNSSRFGKYMDIQFDHQGGAVGGHILSYLLEKSRVVHQNHGERNFHIFYQLVEGGEEDLLRWLGLERNCQHYSYLVQGDCAKVTSINDKSDWKMVRKALSVIEFNEIDIEHLFAIIASVLHLGNIKFEADVRGYASLNNNNREMHWLSKLLGIPTQVLQQGLTQRKIEAKTEEVFSPFSVDHAVYARDALAKAIYGRTFNWLVNKINESLVNTDSSRKTVIGLLDIYGFEVFNVNSFEQFCINYCNEKLQQLFIQLTLKSEQEEYEMEGIEWEPVPFFNNKIICDLVEEKHRGLIALLDEECLRPGEATDLTFLEKIEEKIGGHPHFVTHKLADQKTRKTLERGDFRLLHYAGEVTYCVVGFLDKNNDLLYRNGKEVMRQSKNAIIKHCFPSTEPDSKRRPETVVTQFKSSLVGLTEILMSKEPWYVRCIKPNEAKQSGRFDDVLVRHQVKYLGLMEHLRVRRAGFAYRRKYEIFLQRYKPLCPDTWPNWKGTAAEGVRCLIKHMGYKRDEYKMGRTKIFIRHPRTLFATEDAFQVCKHKLATRIQAKYKGYRVKEHYLKQREAATKIETCWRGLLARKERDKRAWAVKVIKRFIKGFMTRNHPASSDNIEYLAYVRQNYLTRLRDNLPKTVAEKDSWLSPPPIMQEVSQLLKKLYIRHMVRKYVRGITPQRKAQLLSKGQTSSMFKGRKENYPFSVCRPFMDTRIEDISIKVLQMIRHEHIKYSVPVVKYDRNGFRPRLRQLIFTQDAAYLVEEAKIKQRIDYICLKGVSVSNLSDNFLILHVTCDDVKQKGDLVLQCDYLFEALTKLSLIANKQNSIKVVQGSVRFDIQPGREGFVDFKSGQESMVYRTKNGHLMVESTRTKSR, encoded by the exons ATGGAGGCCTCCCTGACAGCCCGGGACCGCGTGGGTATCCAGGATTTTGTTCTCCTGGACCCCTACACGAGTGAGAGTGCCTTCCTGGACAACCTGAAGAAACGCTTCCATGAGAATCTCATTTAC ACCTACATTGGAACTCTCTTGGTGTCGGTCAACCCATATAAAGCGTTAGATATCTACAACAAGAAGCAAATGGATATCTACATGGGTGTGAACTTCTTTGAGCTGCCACCTCATAT TTATGCACTGGCAGACAATGTCTTCCGCACCATGCAGTCTGAGTTCAACAACCACTTCATCCTGATCTCAGGGGAGAGCGGGGCCGGCAAGACCGAGGCCTCCAAGAAAATCCTGCAATTCTACGCAGTCAGCTGTCCAAGTACCAAACTCCTGAACAACGTCCGGGACAGGCTGCTTCTCTCAAACCCAGTGCTTGAG GCTTTCGGAAATGCCAAAACTCTGAAGAATGACAACTCAAGCCGCTTTGGGAAATACATGGACATCCAGTTCGACCACCAG GGTGGCGCAGTTGGTGGTCACATCCTGAGTTACCTGCTGGAGAAGTCTCGTGTCGTCCACCAGAACCACGGAGAGAGAAACTTCCATATCTTCTATCAGCtggtggagggaggagaggaagatctGCTCCGCTGGCTCGGCCTGGAGAGAAACTGCCAGCACTACAGTTACCTGGTGCAG GGTGATTGTGCCAAAGTTACCTCTATCAATGATAAAAGTGACTGGAAGATGGTGCGGAAAGCCCTCTCCGTCATCGAGTTCAATGAGATTGATATTGAG CACCTGTTTGCAATAATTGCTAGTGTGCTCCATCTGGGAAATATCAAGTTTGAAGCAGATGTTCGAGGATATGCCtctctcaacaacaacaaccggGAGATGCACTGGTTGTCAAAG TTGCTGGGGATTCCTACACAGGTGCTACAACAGGGCTTAACCCAAAGGAAGATTGAAGCCAAAACAGAGGAG GTGTTCAGTCCCTTCTCTGTGGACCATGCAGTATATGCCAGGGATGCCCTCGCCAAAGCCATCTATGGCCGCACTTTCAACTGGCTGGTCAACAAGATCAATGAATCTTTAGTTAACACG GATTCCTCCAGGAAAACAGTAATTGGTCTGTTGGACATCTATGGTTTCGAGGTTTTCAACGTCAACAG ttttgagCAGTTTTGCATCAACTACTGCAACGAGAAGCTGCAACAGCTTTTCATCCAGCTGACCCTCAAGTCAGAGCAGGAGGAGTACGAGATGGAAGGGATTGAA TGGGAACCAGTGCCATTTTTCAACAACAAGATCATCTGTGATCTCgtggaagagaaacacagaggactCATCGCTTTGTTG GACGAGGAATGTCTACGCCCTGGAGAGGCCACAGATCTCACCTTCCTGGAGAAGATAGAGGAAAAGATCGGCGGTCATCCTCATTTTGTCAC ACATAAACTTGCCGACCAAAAGACAAGGAAAACACTGGAAAGAGGAGACTTCCGCCTCTTGCACTACGCTGGGGAGGTTACATACTGTGTTGTTG GATTCTTGGACAAAAACAATGATCTCTTGTATCGAAATGGGAAAGag GTCATGCGACAGTCCAAGAATGCTATTATCAAACACTGTTTTCCTTCTACTGAACCGGACAGCAAGAGGAGACCTGAAACT GTGGTGACTCAGTTTAAGAGCAGCCTGGTGGGCTTGACTGAGATCTTAATGTCCAAAGAGCCCTGGTATGTCCGCTGCATTAAACCCAATGAAGCCAAGCAGTCAG GACGCTTTGATGATGTGTTGGTGAGACATCAGGTGAAGTACCTGGGGCTCATGGAGCACTTGAGGGTCAGGCGTGCTGGGTTTGCCTACCGACGCAAATACGAGATCTTTCTCCAGAG GTATAAGCCTCTGTGTCCAGACACCTGGCCCAACTGGAAAGGTACAGCGGCAGAAGGTGTGCGGTGTCTGATCAAACACATGGGCTACAAACGGGATGAGTACAAGATGGGCAG AACAAAAATCTTCATCCGGCACCCAAGAACTCTGTTTGCAACAGAAGACGCCTTTCAGGTCTGCAAACACAAGCTAG CAACAAGGATTCAAGCCAAGTACAAAGGCTACAGAGTGAAAGAACACTacctgaaacagagagaggctg CCACAAAGATTGAGACCTGCTGGAGAGGCCTGCTGGCCAGAAAAGAGCGCGACAAGAGGGCATGGGCTGTCAAGGTCATCAAGAG GTTCATTAAAGGTTTCATGACTAGAAATCATCCAGCCTCCTCCGACAACATTGAGTATCTGGCGTATGTGAGGCAGAATTACCTCACACGGCTGAGGGACAACCTTCCCAAAACAGTTGCTGAAAAAGACTCTTGGCTCTCCCCTCCGCCTATAATGCAGGAG GTTTCCCAGCTGTTGAAGAAGCTCTACATTCGCCACATGGTACGAAAGTATGTCCGCGGGATCACTCCACAGAGGAAAGCACAG CTTCTCTCAAAAGGTCAAACAAGCTCCATGTtcaaaggaagaaaagaaaactaccCCTTCAGTGTGTGCAGACCGTTCATGGACACCAGGATAG AGGACATAAGCATCAAAGTGCTTCAGATGATTCGGCATGAGCACATCAAG TACAGCGTGCCAGTGGTGAAGTACGACAGGAACGGGTTCAGGCCTCGTCTCCGGCAGCTCATCTTCACCCAGGATGCCGCTTACCTGGTGGAAGAGGCCAAGATCAAGCAGCGCATTGATTACATCTGTTTGAAAG GTGTGTCAGTCAGCAACCTGAGTGACAACTTCCTGATCCTTCATGTTACATGTGATGACGTCAAGCAAAAG GGGGATCTGGTTCTGCAGTGCGACTACCTGTTTGAGGCCCTGACCAAGCTGAGTCTTATTGCCAACAAGCAGAACTCCATCAAAGTGGTCCAGGGCAG TGTGCGATTTGACATCCAGCCTGGCAGAGAGGGGTTCGTGGACTTCAAGAGTGGTCAGGAGTCCATGGTCTACAGGACAAAGAATGGCCATTTGATGGTG GAGTCTACGAGAACCAAGTCCAGATGA
- the myo1hb gene encoding unconventional myosin-Ic isoform X3 has translation MDIQFDHQGGAVGGHILSYLLEKSRVVHQNHGERNFHIFYQLVEGGEEDLLRWLGLERNCQHYSYLVQGDCAKVTSINDKSDWKMVRKALSVIEFNEIDIEHLFAIIASVLHLGNIKFEADVRGYASLNNNNREMHWLSKLLGIPTQVLQQGLTQRKIEAKTEEVFSPFSVDHAVYARDALAKAIYGRTFNWLVNKINESLVNTDSSRKTVIGLLDIYGFEVFNVNSFEQFCINYCNEKLQQLFIQLTLKSEQEEYEMEGIEWEPVPFFNNKIICDLVEEKHRGLIALLDEECLRPGEATDLTFLEKIEEKIGGHPHFVTHKLADQKTRKTLERGDFRLLHYAGEVTYCVVGFLDKNNDLLYRNGKEVMRQSKNAIIKHCFPSTEPDSKRRPETVVTQFKSSLVGLTEILMSKEPWYVRCIKPNEAKQSGRFDDVLVRHQVKYLGLMEHLRVRRAGFAYRRKYEIFLQRYKPLCPDTWPNWKGTAAEGVRCLIKHMGYKRDEYKMGRTKIFIRHPRTLFATEDAFQVCKHKLATRIQAKYKGYRVKEHYLKQREAATKIETCWRGLLARKERDKRAWAVKVIKRFIKGFMTRNHPASSDNIEYLAYVRQNYLTRLRDNLPKTVAEKDSWLSPPPIMQEVSQLLKKLYIRHMVRKYVRGITPQRKAQLLSKGQTSSMFKGRKENYPFSVCRPFMDTRIGAEDISIKVLQMIRHEHIKYSVPVVKYDRNGFRPRLRQLIFTQDAAYLVEEAKIKQRIDYICLKGVSVSNLSDNFLILHVTCDDVKQKGDLVLQCDYLFEALTKLSLIANKQNSIKVVQGSVRFDIQPGREGFVDFKSGQESMVYRTKNGHLMVESTRTKSR, from the exons ATGGACATCCAGTTCGACCACCAG GGTGGCGCAGTTGGTGGTCACATCCTGAGTTACCTGCTGGAGAAGTCTCGTGTCGTCCACCAGAACCACGGAGAGAGAAACTTCCATATCTTCTATCAGCtggtggagggaggagaggaagatctGCTCCGCTGGCTCGGCCTGGAGAGAAACTGCCAGCACTACAGTTACCTGGTGCAG GGTGATTGTGCCAAAGTTACCTCTATCAATGATAAAAGTGACTGGAAGATGGTGCGGAAAGCCCTCTCCGTCATCGAGTTCAATGAGATTGATATTGAG CACCTGTTTGCAATAATTGCTAGTGTGCTCCATCTGGGAAATATCAAGTTTGAAGCAGATGTTCGAGGATATGCCtctctcaacaacaacaaccggGAGATGCACTGGTTGTCAAAG TTGCTGGGGATTCCTACACAGGTGCTACAACAGGGCTTAACCCAAAGGAAGATTGAAGCCAAAACAGAGGAG GTGTTCAGTCCCTTCTCTGTGGACCATGCAGTATATGCCAGGGATGCCCTCGCCAAAGCCATCTATGGCCGCACTTTCAACTGGCTGGTCAACAAGATCAATGAATCTTTAGTTAACACG GATTCCTCCAGGAAAACAGTAATTGGTCTGTTGGACATCTATGGTTTCGAGGTTTTCAACGTCAACAG ttttgagCAGTTTTGCATCAACTACTGCAACGAGAAGCTGCAACAGCTTTTCATCCAGCTGACCCTCAAGTCAGAGCAGGAGGAGTACGAGATGGAAGGGATTGAA TGGGAACCAGTGCCATTTTTCAACAACAAGATCATCTGTGATCTCgtggaagagaaacacagaggactCATCGCTTTGTTG GACGAGGAATGTCTACGCCCTGGAGAGGCCACAGATCTCACCTTCCTGGAGAAGATAGAGGAAAAGATCGGCGGTCATCCTCATTTTGTCAC ACATAAACTTGCCGACCAAAAGACAAGGAAAACACTGGAAAGAGGAGACTTCCGCCTCTTGCACTACGCTGGGGAGGTTACATACTGTGTTGTTG GATTCTTGGACAAAAACAATGATCTCTTGTATCGAAATGGGAAAGag GTCATGCGACAGTCCAAGAATGCTATTATCAAACACTGTTTTCCTTCTACTGAACCGGACAGCAAGAGGAGACCTGAAACT GTGGTGACTCAGTTTAAGAGCAGCCTGGTGGGCTTGACTGAGATCTTAATGTCCAAAGAGCCCTGGTATGTCCGCTGCATTAAACCCAATGAAGCCAAGCAGTCAG GACGCTTTGATGATGTGTTGGTGAGACATCAGGTGAAGTACCTGGGGCTCATGGAGCACTTGAGGGTCAGGCGTGCTGGGTTTGCCTACCGACGCAAATACGAGATCTTTCTCCAGAG GTATAAGCCTCTGTGTCCAGACACCTGGCCCAACTGGAAAGGTACAGCGGCAGAAGGTGTGCGGTGTCTGATCAAACACATGGGCTACAAACGGGATGAGTACAAGATGGGCAG AACAAAAATCTTCATCCGGCACCCAAGAACTCTGTTTGCAACAGAAGACGCCTTTCAGGTCTGCAAACACAAGCTAG CAACAAGGATTCAAGCCAAGTACAAAGGCTACAGAGTGAAAGAACACTacctgaaacagagagaggctg CCACAAAGATTGAGACCTGCTGGAGAGGCCTGCTGGCCAGAAAAGAGCGCGACAAGAGGGCATGGGCTGTCAAGGTCATCAAGAG GTTCATTAAAGGTTTCATGACTAGAAATCATCCAGCCTCCTCCGACAACATTGAGTATCTGGCGTATGTGAGGCAGAATTACCTCACACGGCTGAGGGACAACCTTCCCAAAACAGTTGCTGAAAAAGACTCTTGGCTCTCCCCTCCGCCTATAATGCAGGAG GTTTCCCAGCTGTTGAAGAAGCTCTACATTCGCCACATGGTACGAAAGTATGTCCGCGGGATCACTCCACAGAGGAAAGCACAG CTTCTCTCAAAAGGTCAAACAAGCTCCATGTtcaaaggaagaaaagaaaactaccCCTTCAGTGTGTGCAGACCGTTCATGGACACCAGGATAG GTGCAGAGGACATAAGCATCAAAGTGCTTCAGATGATTCGGCATGAGCACATCAAG TACAGCGTGCCAGTGGTGAAGTACGACAGGAACGGGTTCAGGCCTCGTCTCCGGCAGCTCATCTTCACCCAGGATGCCGCTTACCTGGTGGAAGAGGCCAAGATCAAGCAGCGCATTGATTACATCTGTTTGAAAG GTGTGTCAGTCAGCAACCTGAGTGACAACTTCCTGATCCTTCATGTTACATGTGATGACGTCAAGCAAAAG GGGGATCTGGTTCTGCAGTGCGACTACCTGTTTGAGGCCCTGACCAAGCTGAGTCTTATTGCCAACAAGCAGAACTCCATCAAAGTGGTCCAGGGCAG TGTGCGATTTGACATCCAGCCTGGCAGAGAGGGGTTCGTGGACTTCAAGAGTGGTCAGGAGTCCATGGTCTACAGGACAAAGAATGGCCATTTGATGGTG GAGTCTACGAGAACCAAGTCCAGATGA
- the svopb gene encoding synaptic vesicle 2-related protein — protein sequence MENWSRKANISYRRWRNPEVRGEVHLVGHSDEDQGTDNEICTVASAGVNSSSGFDQAEETFTVDDALEAIGFGKFQWKMSVLTGLSWIGDAMEMMILSILGPQLHCEWRLPGYQVALITSVVFAGMGIGSPVWGNVADTYGRKTALMICICWALFYGLLSAFAPVYGWLLVLRGLVGFGIGGAPQSVTLYSEFLPVKSRGICIMLIAAFWALGSVFEVLLALLIMPTLGWRWLLGLSGIPLAIFLCFCSWLPESTRFNLLAGKTKKAMETLTRIAKENGKALPLGKIIAFQKNDRGQIKDLFTPQYWRTTLLLWFIWFANAFSYYGIVLLTTELFQSGHSCAEMQGVQIKPNCSLECRYLTSADYKDLLWTTLAEFPGILVVLLAIDRIGRKKSMALCFFMFSLSMLPLFACIGRLPVTICIFIARAFISGGFQVAFVYTPEVYPTETRALAIGTSNAVSRVGALITPFVAQVLLRTSVNATVSLYVCLSLLGGLASLLLPIETLGRSLQESGLEQEVGEQTATSASQSNDTTHSPKQR from the exons ATGGAAAACTGGAGCAGAAAAGCCAATATTTCTTACAGGAGGTGGAGAAATCCTGAAGTGAG GGGTGAGGTACATTTGGTGGGTCACAGCGATGAGGACCAGGGCACAGACAATGAGATCTGCACTGTAGCCTCAGCAGGAGTCAACTCCAGCTCTGGGTTTGATCAAGCTGAGG AAACCTTTACAGTCGATGATGCACTGGAGGCCATCGGCTTTGGAAAGTTCCAGTGGAAAATGTCCGTCCTCACGGGACTGTCATGG ATAGGAGACGCCATGGAGATGATGATCCTCAGTATCTTGGGCCCCCAGCTGCACTGTGAGTGGAGGCTGCCCGGCTATCAGGTGGCTCTCATAACATCG GTGGTGTTTGCAGGAATGGGGATCGGTTCACCCGTATGGGGGAACGTGGCCGATACGTACGGCAGGAAAACA GCTCTGATGATTTGTATCTGCTGGGCTCTGTTCTACGGCCTGTTGAGCGCCTTCGCTCCAGTGTACGGCTGGCTCTTGGTCCTGCGGGGCCTCGTAGGCTTTGGCATCGGAGGAGCTCCTCAGTC GGTGACACTCTACTCAGAATTTCTTCCAGTGAAGTCAAGAGGCATCTGCATCATGCTGATTGCG GCGTTCTGGGCCCTTGGTTCTGTGTTCGAGGTCCTCCTGGCATTGTTGATAATGCCCACTCTGGGCTGGAGGTGGCTGCTCGGCTTGTCCGGTATACCATTGGCAATCTTTCTTTGCTTCTGCTCC TGGCTGCCTGAAAGCACTCGTTTTAATCTGCTGGCGGGAAAAACCAAGAAGGCCATGGAAACTTTAACACGCATCGCCAAAGAGAATGGCAAGGCCTTGCCTCTGGGGAAGATCATCGCCTTCCAGAAG AATGACCGTGGACAGATCAAAGATCTCTTCACTCCTCAGTATTGGAGGACTACTCTACTTCTGTGGTTTATATG GTTTGCAAATGCCTTCTCCTATTACGGGATAGTCCTCTTGACAACTGAGCTGTTCCAATCTGGACATTCATGTGCGG AAATGCAAGGTGTCCAGATTAAACCTAACTGTAGTCTGGAATGCAGATATTTGACTTCAGCTGACTACAAAGACCTTTTATGGACGACCTTGGCTGAATTCCCAG GTATTTTAGTTGTCCTCCTGGCAATTGATCGTATTGGCAGGAAGAAGAGCATGGCTCtgtgtttcttcatgttttctttgtccATGCTTCCCTTATTCGCTTGTATTGGGAG GCTACCTGTTACTATCTGCATCTTTATTGCCAGAGCCTTCATCTCCGGAGGATTCCAAGTGGCTTTTGTTTACACACCAGAG GTGTACCCGACAGAAACCAGAGCTTTAGCAATTGGGACTTCAAATGCAGTAAGCAGGGTGGGTGCCCTGATTACCCCCTTTGTGGCACAG GTGTTGCTCAGGACATCGGTGAATGCGACCGTGTCGTTGTACGTTTGCCTCAGTCTGCTGGGTGGCCTTGCGTCCTTGCTCCTGCCCATTGAGACGTTGGGCCGGAGTCTGCAGGAGTCCGGTCTTGAACAGGAGGTCGGAGAGCAGACGGCCACCTCAGCCAGTCAGTCAAATGATACAACACACTCCCCAAAACAGAGGTAG